Proteins from a single region of Desulfolutivibrio sulfoxidireducens:
- the rfaE2 gene encoding D-glycero-beta-D-manno-heptose 1-phosphate adenylyltransferase has translation MPAVPDHPKIVALPRLLQLLSPRRDAKTVVFTNGCFDLLHAGHADFLARAKALGDILVVGLNADESVRRLKGPARPVTPLDQRAFVLACLASTDYITAFTQDTPLDLITAIQPDILVKGGDWSPDTIVGKDVVLARGGSVQSLPLLPGISTTAVIARILTGAAAPDPT, from the coding sequence CTGCTCCAACTCCTCTCTCCTCGCCGGGACGCCAAAACCGTCGTCTTCACCAACGGCTGCTTCGATCTGCTCCATGCCGGACACGCCGACTTCCTGGCCAGGGCCAAGGCCCTGGGCGACATCCTCGTGGTCGGCCTCAACGCCGACGAATCCGTCAGACGCCTCAAGGGCCCGGCCAGACCCGTCACCCCCCTTGACCAGAGGGCCTTCGTTCTGGCCTGCCTGGCCAGCACCGACTACATCACCGCCTTCACCCAAGACACGCCCCTTGACCTTATCACCGCCATCCAACCCGATATCCTGGTCAAGGGCGGCGACTGGTCACCCGACACCATCGTGGGCAAGGACGTGGTCCTCGCCCGGGGCGGCAGCGTCCAAAGCCTGCCCCTGCTCCCAGGCATCTCCACCACCGCCGTCATCGCCCGCATCCTTACCGGGGCCGCCGCCCCGGACCCCACGTGA